Below is a genomic region from Rosa chinensis cultivar Old Blush chromosome 5, RchiOBHm-V2, whole genome shotgun sequence.
TCACCAGCCTATTGTCTGCACGGAAGGCCCTCGATTTTTTGAAAATGAATTTTGGGAGGTACTGCCAGCCCCTTTGATACCTGATAGTCACTCTGTTATGGATTTGCTTACATGCTAACTTGAATTATTAATATTTATTCAGTTATTGTAGAGCTCCACATCTGACTCATTTTGATTACTTGAAACAGTTCTTGACCCGCACTGTGTGGTGGGCAGTTCCTACTATATGGCTTCCAGTTGTGTGTTACTTTATCTCCAAATCTGTACGAATGGGCCATACCTTTCCTGAAATCGTTGTGATGGTTCTTTTTGGCATCTTGGTGTGGACATTGCTTGAATATATGTTGCATCGCTTCCTTTTCCACATTGAAACAAAGACCTACTGgttagtctctctctctctctctctctctctgtgttatCTGTGTgtggattttatttttattttttttctacttgttgtcatgtatatatattttgatattCTTTGGGAATAATGTGCTAGTTTTCTGATATTGCTCTAGGTGGAACACCATACATTATCTTCTCCATGGCTGCCATCACAAACACCCAATGGATGGTTTGCGACTTGTTTTTCCTCCAACTGCAACAGCTATTTTATGTTTTCCGGTATGTAATTCTCTCACATCCTTATAGTCTTACTGCTAACTTACTATGCTGTCCTTCAGAATACAATGTGTGCACATAGTTATCTAACGAATATTCTAAATCTCGGAGGTTATATTAATATTTTCTCATGGAAAGCAATATTTTATGCCCTGCTTTGTATGAACCATGACACTTTGCCATGTTCTCAATATTGTAAATATCTGAATAGCTGTTTCCAATATTGACATTGCAGTATTGTGATGTAGACTTACATGGCATTATTATTCTTTAAAATCATCTAGGTATCAAATTGTTCTTTGTGTACTTGCatggaattttgttttttttcccaatTGTATTCTCttagaaagagaaaaaagaatcaTTACCTGTTGTAACCCTACACTTAATTGTTGCCAGTTCTATAACTTGGTTAAGCTGATGTCATCCCCTTCTGTTGCTCCTGCTTTGTTTGGCGGTGGTTTATTGGGATATGTCATGTATGATGTTACCCATTATTACCTTCATCATGGTCAGCCATCCAGTAAGGTGCCCAAAGATCTTAAGGTAAAGATCAGAACTTCGTCTGCTTTTAAGTGTGTTTGCTTGATCACGGTCAACAATAaggtgtttgtttttttttttttttttgcagaaataCCACTTGAATCATCACTTCAGGATTCAGGACAAAGGCTTTGGAATAACTTCAAGTCTATGGGACAGGGTGTTTGGAACACTTCCTCAAACTAAAGCAGCTAAGAAAACTAGATAATTATTGAAGTGTAGCATCTCGTAATTGGTTAGGATAGCTAGTATCAGGGAGCTCAACGTATTTTGATCCCTTAACATTCTTTATTCTCCTAAATTTATTGTATGCATAAATTATTATGTTTTCGGGGTGGGATATCATGGTGATGGGGGTTTcaaattttgttgttttgtaaATTAAGAATGATGTGTTCGGATTCACTCGTTATTTATGAGGGATACCTCTTCAAATTGTCTATATTGCGTTATTCCTCATTATGCTCGTCTATGGTATCCTTGTATAAATCTATACCTGCATTATGAGATTATCGTATTGTCAACTTTTTTTGCTCAATTTGAGTCTTTCAGAGATTGCATCTGCGGCTTACTATGCCATCTTGTTTAGGTGGTTCAAACTGCAGATCTTTTATCCGTTCAACATTGGACACCATCGTGTTCATATATTTGTTTGTACCAGACTTGAATGATAATAAAGAAATTATTTGGTGCATTTGATATTCTTTGACACGAACGGTGCGCCGTAAGGGTTTATCAACCATGCAAAACCTGCCTATTTGCCAGCCCAATTGTGATGACGGGCACAACTGGGCTGATAAATGTAGTAATATCTTGATAGTATTCAGTACACTTACATCAACATGAATGGACGACTGGATAACATGATTaacatcaaatacatcattttgtaattaaaaaaaaaaatattacctATAATTATCGACGGCTCAGATCTGCTAAAATTATTAATTACTTACACCGGACGTGTAGAAGAATTTTCCTTTTTATCTCCCTAACGTTCCCAAAAGATGACATAATTAGAAACTAGGAGCGTCATTATCTAGAGACAATTGGGCCGGGCCCAAAGTTCTGATCCACAAACcgtatttatttttaaaattttcttttcgCAGATCCAAAGCAAGAATAAGATCCGGTGCGGGGGTTTAAGGATCCGATTGACCGACCCAAATTCATCCTTAGGGTTCTCTCTTCTCTGCTCCTCACTCCCTCCTGATTTTCTGAAAACCAATATAGGCGTtgcctctctcttcctctcttctttaCAGAAACAATGGAAAGGTCGCGGCTTTAATGGTCGCTTCAATAGCTTCGTCCAACTCCAATAAACCCAGTAGGCATCTCTTTCTCACTGATTTTTCATTTGCCGGTTTAGAATCTCAGAAAACGAAAACCGCCCATTTTCGTTATTAAAGAAATTTGCTTGACTCGGCATTTTTTTTACTTGCAGCAATGGCGGCGAAAGTGCCGGTGGAGCCTGAGAAGGCCAATCCCTGCTGCGCTGCGGTACACATtttcgattttgattttgatttgaatctgaatttgaatttgaatttgcgtttggtttttgatttgtaTGTGTGTGAGCGGGATTTCGGTTTCGATTTTGATAGGAGACTAAGTTTGTGCTTTTGTTGTTGCAGTGGCAAAAGAAGTATTTGAAGAGTGAGAAGCTACGGAATCATCTGCGGGAAGCTGTGAATATCCTTCAACAGGGGACGGAAGAAGTTCAAGCACAGAATTCCAATCTCAAGAAAGGTAAGTTTCTTCTGATCTTTCGAACTCTTACATATCCGGTACTAATTAGCTCGATGTTGGAATGATAATCATGTCTCGACTTTATTCAGTGAGATTGTTGTGGATTAGATAATGCGATTCTTGTCTGAAGCTTGGACTAGTAATGCAATTAGGGTCGGATGAAAAACACAGCTACAAACTGAATTTTTTTGCAGTACCAGGCTTACGAAAATGGAATGATTGGGAAAAAGAGTGTAATTCTAAGATATGGAGAGCCCTATGTGGCAGGACTAAGCTTTTTTTTAGTTTGCTGGGATAATGTGCTTATCAAGCTGGGTAGTCAACATATTTTTTAATTTCCCCTTATGTATTTTTGTACTTGCAGAATATGAGGAGTTGCGAGTGCTGGCAGATATTGAGAAAGACGAGAAAGTGAAAGAATATGCGGCAAGGGTCTCTCTGGAGAACAAGGTTTCTGAGTTGAAATCTGAGATACTTTCTCTCAAGCAGCAGCGAGAAGGTGCAGATTCTCAGGATAAGAATGAAGTAAAGCTTCTTAAAGGTCATGTTTCTGATCGGGAACAGGAGATTAGTCGTCTCAAGGAGCtgattgagagagagaagaaaagagcaGAATCAGAAAGTAAGAAAGCAGAAGTGGAGAAGAAAAAGGCTGCCGAAGCACAAAAAagtatgaaaattgaaaaaaagaaggCTGATGAAGAAAGGAAGCGTGCCAATATTGAAGGAGAGAAGGCGGAGAATTATAGGCTTCAATTGGAGGTATTGGAGAAAGACT
It encodes:
- the LOC112201413 gene encoding dihydroceramide fatty acyl 2-hydroxylase FAH1 isoform X2 → MVAQDFQVDLNKALVFQVGHLGESYQEWVHQPIVCTEGPRFFENEFWEFLTRTVWWAVPTIWLPVVCYFISKSVRMGHTFPEIVVMVLFGILVWTLLEYMLHRFLFHIETKTYWWNTIHYLLHGCHHKHPMDGLRLVFPPTATAILCFPFYNLVKLMSSPSVAPALFGGGLLGYVMYDVTHYYLHHGQPSSKVPKDLKKYHLNHHFRIQDKGFGITSSLWDRVFGTLPQTKAAKKTR
- the LOC112201413 gene encoding dihydroceramide fatty acyl 2-hydroxylase FAH2 isoform X1, whose product is MGKGGRKNEFLRFLCSVIGDKMVAQDFQVDLNKALVFQVGHLGESYQEWVHQPIVCTEGPRFFENEFWEFLTRTVWWAVPTIWLPVVCYFISKSVRMGHTFPEIVVMVLFGILVWTLLEYMLHRFLFHIETKTYWWNTIHYLLHGCHHKHPMDGLRLVFPPTATAILCFPFYNLVKLMSSPSVAPALFGGGLLGYVMYDVTHYYLHHGQPSSKVPKDLKKYHLNHHFRIQDKGFGITSSLWDRVFGTLPQTKAAKKTR